A window of Oncorhynchus nerka isolate Pitt River linkage group LG4, Oner_Uvic_2.0, whole genome shotgun sequence contains these coding sequences:
- the dync2i2 gene encoding WD repeat-containing protein 34 isoform X1, translating into MKRWMPWALSRCGGNRNSSHRNRLCLLAFQRGCQTRPVHTAEAEIQPLLNADNGTQTDPQDHLIYQLPPKSELRPEFPGLRDFLHRVEDMVVKELASNAKSHAFDGFDVNWEDQNETVSCIHCLQHPSAQEKGLQVTSISWSCTGSVIACAFGRVDDGDWSTEKSCVCTWNLDRRGLNPKRPDMVIDVARPVMSLSFHPSQPSLIAGGLYSGEVVVWDTNRTQDLILAQTGMSTDTHREPIYQVAWVPGPRRGEMLVLSAGSGGRVLLWTVDSDDGRLVLSAGFALIRQQVPHNSALSKNRGSSNVGVTSLALSPWDLDTFLVGSESGLVLKCSFSAQTLAAAPPDGESVTLRAPAQFSFSPRGGPVHSLHCSPFHRNLFVSVGTDGLAHLHSLLQPDPLLSLRVSDSYVFGVRWSPTRPLLFAAATGQGLVQIFDLGRKSLRPAATLDQLTGGQPVYCLEFNPRRKELLAVGNADGTVNIWHLSTELTEQGPRETAKLEQLANEVAE; encoded by the exons ATGAAACGTTGGATGCCTTGGGCGTTGAGTCGCTGTGGAGGAAATCGCAACAGTTCGCACAGGAATCG GCTATGTCTGTTGGCTTTTCAGAGAGGTTGTCAAACCCGGCCCGTACATACAGCTGAGGCTGAAATACAGCCCCTGCTTAATGCAGATAATGGCACCCAGACGGATCCACAAGACCACCTCATATACCAACTCCCCCCTAAAAGTGAGCTCCGACCAGAGTTTCCCGGGCTGAGGGACTTCCTGCATCGAGTGGAGGACATGGTTGTCAAGGAGTTGGCCAGCAACGCCAAGAGTCATGCGTTTGATGGGTTCGATGTGAATTGGGAGGATCAGAACGAAACG GTTTCATGCATACATTGTCTCCAGCACCCCAGTGCCCAGGAGAAGGGTCTTCAAGTTACCAGCATATCCTGGAGTTGCACAGGTTCAGTAATCGCCTGCGCCTTCGGTCG TGTTGATGACGGAGACTGGAGCACAGAGAAGTCCTGTGTGTGCACTTGGAACCTGGACCGCAGAGGCCTGAACCCCAAACGACCAGACATGGTCATAGATGTGGCCAGGCCAGTCATGTCTCTGTCCTTCCACCCCTCTCAACCCTCTCTCATAGCTG GGGGTCTTTACAGTGGAGAGGTAGTGGTCTGGGACACAAACAGGACACAGGACCTAATTTTGGCGCAGACAGGAATGTCGACCGACACTCACCGAGAGCCAATCTACCAG GTAGCCTGGGTCCCTGGACCAAGGCGAGGGGAGATGTTGGTGCTGAGTGCTGGTTCTGGGGGCAGGGTGCTGCTGTGGACAGTGGACTCAGACGACGGGAGGCTGGTGCTCAGTGCCGGCTTTGCCCTCATCAGACAGCAGGTGCCTCACAACAGTGCACTGAGCAAG AACAGAGGGAGCAGCAATGTGGGGGTCACCTCCCTGGCCCTGTCCCCCTGGGACTTGGACACATTCCTGGTGGGCTCCGAAAGCGGTCTGGTCCTTAAGTGCTCTTTCTCAGCCCAGACGCTGGCGGCAGCCCCTCCTGATGGAGAGAGTGTGACTCTGCGTGCCCCAGCCCAGTTCTCCTTCAGCCCCCGAGGAGGCCCTGTCCACTCCTTGCACTGCTCCCCTTTCCACAG GAACCTGTTTGTCAGTGTGGGGACCGACGGCCTGGCCCATCTTCACTCTCTGCTGCAGCCCGATCCGCTGCTCTCACTGCGGGTGTCCGACTCATATGTGTTTGGGGTACGCTGGTCACCAACAAGGCCCCTCCTCTTTGCTGCAGCCACAGGACAAG GTCTGGTGCAGATATTTGATCTGGGCAGGAAGTCCCTGAGACCAGCAGCCACCCTAGACCAGCTGACGGGTGGCCAACCAGTCTACTGCCTGGAGTTCAACCCCAGACGGAAAGAACTCCTAGCGGTGGGCAACGCTGACGGCACCGTCAACATCTGGCACCTGAGCACGGAGCTGACGGAACAGGGGCCCCGAGAGACTGCCAAGCTGGAGCAACTAGCTAATGAGGTGGCAGAGTGA
- the dync2i2 gene encoding WD repeat-containing protein 34 isoform X2 produces the protein MFTDETLDALGVESLWRKSQQFAQESRGCQTRPVHTAEAEIQPLLNADNGTQTDPQDHLIYQLPPKSELRPEFPGLRDFLHRVEDMVVKELASNAKSHAFDGFDVNWEDQNETVSCIHCLQHPSAQEKGLQVTSISWSCTGSVIACAFGRVDDGDWSTEKSCVCTWNLDRRGLNPKRPDMVIDVARPVMSLSFHPSQPSLIAGGLYSGEVVVWDTNRTQDLILAQTGMSTDTHREPIYQVAWVPGPRRGEMLVLSAGSGGRVLLWTVDSDDGRLVLSAGFALIRQQVPHNSALSKNRGSSNVGVTSLALSPWDLDTFLVGSESGLVLKCSFSAQTLAAAPPDGESVTLRAPAQFSFSPRGGPVHSLHCSPFHRNLFVSVGTDGLAHLHSLLQPDPLLSLRVSDSYVFGVRWSPTRPLLFAAATGQGLVQIFDLGRKSLRPAATLDQLTGGQPVYCLEFNPRRKELLAVGNADGTVNIWHLSTELTEQGPRETAKLEQLANEVAE, from the exons ATGTTCACGGATGAAACGTTGGATGCCTTGGGCGTTGAGTCGCTGTGGAGGAAATCGCAACAGTTCGCACAGGAATCG AGAGGTTGTCAAACCCGGCCCGTACATACAGCTGAGGCTGAAATACAGCCCCTGCTTAATGCAGATAATGGCACCCAGACGGATCCACAAGACCACCTCATATACCAACTCCCCCCTAAAAGTGAGCTCCGACCAGAGTTTCCCGGGCTGAGGGACTTCCTGCATCGAGTGGAGGACATGGTTGTCAAGGAGTTGGCCAGCAACGCCAAGAGTCATGCGTTTGATGGGTTCGATGTGAATTGGGAGGATCAGAACGAAACG GTTTCATGCATACATTGTCTCCAGCACCCCAGTGCCCAGGAGAAGGGTCTTCAAGTTACCAGCATATCCTGGAGTTGCACAGGTTCAGTAATCGCCTGCGCCTTCGGTCG TGTTGATGACGGAGACTGGAGCACAGAGAAGTCCTGTGTGTGCACTTGGAACCTGGACCGCAGAGGCCTGAACCCCAAACGACCAGACATGGTCATAGATGTGGCCAGGCCAGTCATGTCTCTGTCCTTCCACCCCTCTCAACCCTCTCTCATAGCTG GGGGTCTTTACAGTGGAGAGGTAGTGGTCTGGGACACAAACAGGACACAGGACCTAATTTTGGCGCAGACAGGAATGTCGACCGACACTCACCGAGAGCCAATCTACCAG GTAGCCTGGGTCCCTGGACCAAGGCGAGGGGAGATGTTGGTGCTGAGTGCTGGTTCTGGGGGCAGGGTGCTGCTGTGGACAGTGGACTCAGACGACGGGAGGCTGGTGCTCAGTGCCGGCTTTGCCCTCATCAGACAGCAGGTGCCTCACAACAGTGCACTGAGCAAG AACAGAGGGAGCAGCAATGTGGGGGTCACCTCCCTGGCCCTGTCCCCCTGGGACTTGGACACATTCCTGGTGGGCTCCGAAAGCGGTCTGGTCCTTAAGTGCTCTTTCTCAGCCCAGACGCTGGCGGCAGCCCCTCCTGATGGAGAGAGTGTGACTCTGCGTGCCCCAGCCCAGTTCTCCTTCAGCCCCCGAGGAGGCCCTGTCCACTCCTTGCACTGCTCCCCTTTCCACAG GAACCTGTTTGTCAGTGTGGGGACCGACGGCCTGGCCCATCTTCACTCTCTGCTGCAGCCCGATCCGCTGCTCTCACTGCGGGTGTCCGACTCATATGTGTTTGGGGTACGCTGGTCACCAACAAGGCCCCTCCTCTTTGCTGCAGCCACAGGACAAG GTCTGGTGCAGATATTTGATCTGGGCAGGAAGTCCCTGAGACCAGCAGCCACCCTAGACCAGCTGACGGGTGGCCAACCAGTCTACTGCCTGGAGTTCAACCCCAGACGGAAAGAACTCCTAGCGGTGGGCAACGCTGACGGCACCGTCAACATCTGGCACCTGAGCACGGAGCTGACGGAACAGGGGCCCCGAGAGACTGCCAAGCTGGAGCAACTAGCTAATGAGGTGGCAGAGTGA
- the LOC115119306 gene encoding protein SET-like, producing MAASSAKVVRKENSNHDGADETSEKEQQEAIEHIDEVQNEIDRLNEQASEEILKVEQKYNKLRQPFFQKRSDLIAKIPNFWVTTFVNHPQVSALLGEEDEEALHYLTRVEVTEFEDIKSGYRIDFYFDENPYFENKILSKEFHLNESGDPSSKSTEIKWKTGKDLTKRAGQTPNKAGKKRQHEEPESFFTWFTDHSDAGADELGEVVKDDIWPNPLQYYLVPDMDDEEGEGEEDEEEGLEDIDEEGDEDEGEEDDDEEGEGEDDGEDD from the exons ATGGCAGCCTCGTCGGCGAAAGTCGTTAGAAAGGAAAACTCTAATCATGATGGAGCGGACGAGACCTCCG AAAAAGAGCAACAAGAAGCTATTGAACACATTGACGAAGTACAAAATGAAATTGACAG ATTGAACGAACAGGCCAGTGAGGAGATTTTAAAAGTAGAGCAGAAGTACAATAAGTTACGCCAGCCATTCTTCCAGAAGCGGTCAGACCTCATAGCTAAAATCCCCAACTTCTGGGTCACTACATTTGTTAACCACCCACAAG TTTCAGCCCTTCTTggtgaagaggatgaggaggcacTTCATTACCTTACCAGAGTGGAGGTGACTGAGTTTGAGGACATCAAGTCGGGTTACAGAATAGATTTT TACTTCGATGAGAACCCGTACTTTGAGAACAAAATCCTCTCCAAAGAGTTTCACTTGAATGAAAGTGGGGACCCATCTTCAAAGTCAACTGAAATCAAATGGAAGACTGGAAAG GACCTGACAAAGCGTGCCGGCCAAACGCCGAACAAGGCTGGCAAGAAGAGGCAACATGAAGAACCAGAGAGCTTCTTCACCTGGTTCACAGATCACTCTGACGCTGGGGCAGATGAACTAGGAGAGGTCGTTAAGGATGACATCTGGCCAAACCCATTGCAGTATTACCTG GTCCCTGACATGGATGATGAGGAAGGGGAAGgtgaggaagatgaggaagagggctTGGAGGACATCGATGAGGAAGGGGATGAGGATGAAGGAGAGGAAGATGACgatgaggaaggagaaggagag GATGACGGTGAGGATGATTAA
- the uap1l1 gene encoding UDP-N-acetylhexosamine pyrophosphorylase-like protein 1: MLSFEEIKSSLEHAGQSHVLQFWSELSGDDKNTFLVELSQLDLNELREHCERAAESAKADHSATAADQQIEPVSSEFIGSIRKSDHTALTGWENEGFLQISQNRVAVLLLAGGQGTRLGVSYPKGMYNVGLPSSKTLYQIQAERICKIQELANAKHGSKCTVPWYIMTSEFTLDPTKKFFQENKYFGLDPSDVVMFEQRMIPAVTFDGKVILQNKGKIAMAPDGNGGLYRALVDNKVLENMEERGVEYLHVYCVDNILVKMADPIFIGFCVSKGADCGAKVVEKAYPAEPVGVVCKVKGVYQVVEYSELRPETAEQRDPGGELVYSAGNICNHFFTRPFLNEVAQKFQGQLKQHVALKKVPFVDREGNLVKPTKPNGIKMEKFVFDVFQFSRKFVAFEVLREEEFSPLKNADGAPLDTPTTARQSLLAQHYRWAMAAGASFLDAQGKSLPPRPRVTRDEDPPAVCEISPLVSFFGEGLEQLLGQKVLTTPFLLDENRAKELQAQ, encoded by the exons ATGCTTTCATTTGAGGAAATAAAATCTTCTTTAGAACATGCAGGACAGTCTCACGTTCTGCAATTTTGGTCTGAACTTTCTGGGGATGACAAAAACACATTTCTGGTTGAGTTGTCTCAGTTGGATTTAAATGAATTGCGCGAGCACTGTGAACGGGCGGCGGAGTCTGCTAAAGCTGATCATTCCGCAACAGCCGCGGACCAGCAAATTGAGCCAGTATCTTCAGAATTCATCGGGAGCATTCGGAAGAGTGATCACACCGCCTTAACTGGCTGGGAAAATGAAG GGTTTTTGCAAATTTCTCAGAACAGAGTGGCTGTGCTGCTGTTGGCTGGTGGCCAGGGGACCCGTCTTGGGGTTTCATACCCCAAAGGGATGTACAATGTGGGTCTCCCGAGCAGCAAAACTCTGTATCAAATCCAGGCAGAGCGCATCTGCAAAATACAGGAGCTGGCGAATGCAAAGCATGGATCAAAGTGCACAGTACCATG GTACATCATGACCAGTGAGTTTACCCTGGATCCTACCAAGAAGTTCTTCCAGGAGAATAAGTACTTTGGTCTGGATCCCTCTGACGTGGTCATGTTTGAGCAAAGGATGATCCCTGCTGTGACCTTTGATGGAAAAGTCATCCTACAGAACAAAGGGAAGATAGCTATGGCCCCAG ATGGAAATGGTGGCCTGTACCGAGCACTGGTGGATAACAAGGTACttgagaacatggaggagaggggtgtggAGTACCTCCACGTCTACTGTGTAGACAACATCCTGGTCAAAATGGCCGACCCTATCTTCATTGGTTTCTGCGTGAGTAAAGGAGCAGACTGCGGTGCCAAG GTAGTTGAGAAGGCGTACCCAGCGGAGCCGGTGGGCGTGGTATGCAAGGTGAAGGGGGTGTACCAGGTGGTGGAGTACAGCGAGCTCCGCCCAGAGACGGCCGAGCAGCGAGACCCAGGAGGAGAGCTGGTGTACAGCGCAGGAAACATCTGCAACCACTTCTTCACACGGCCCTTCCTCAACGAAGTGGCACA GAAGTTTCAGGGCCAGCTGAAGCAGCACGTGGCGCTTAAGAAAGTCCCTTTTGTGGACAGGGAAGGAAACCTGGTGAAACCCACCAAGCCCAATGGGATCAAAATGGAGAAGTTTGTTTTTGATGTCTTTCAGTTTTCAAG GAAATTTGTGGCATTTGAGGTTCTGAGAGAGGAAGAATTCTCGCCATTGAAAAATGCTGATGGGGCACCTCTGGACactcctaccacagccagacaATCCTTACTGGCACAGCATTACCGCTGGGCGATGGCTGCAGGAGCCAGCTTCCTGGATGCCCAAGGGAAATCCCTACCTCCTAGACCCAG GGTGACACGGGATGAAGACCCCCCAGCTGTCTGTGAGATCTCCCCGCTGGTGTCTTTCTTCGGAGAG GGTTTGGAGCAGCTGCTGGGACAGAAGGTGCTGACGACCCCCTTCCTTCTGGATGAGAACAGGGCAAAAGAACTCCAGGCTCAGTAG